The genomic region TAATTCTTTCATTTGAGCACCTCCATTTATCTATTTTCTAATTAGATTATATTTTACAATTATTAATTAGTGATTAACTTAATATTAAATCTAAGTTAAATCAAAATACTTTATACTACCTTCATTTACAAGTAACAATTTATTTGTCATTTCATAAAATAATAAGAAGAAGAATTTTGGAAGAAGGTGATCCATATGGAATTTGGCAATACAGGTTCTAATCTTAGAGATCTAATATGCGGGGCAAATATCGAGATTCCTATAATAGACGGTAACCATGTAAGAGGTATAAATTTTGATAATGCTGCTACAACTCCAGCTTTTCAATCAGTTATTAATGAAGTAATGAATTTTGCTCCCCTTTACTCATCTATACATAGAGGAATGGGTTATAAATCACAACTTTCTTCAAACCTCTATGAACAGGCTAGGTTTATTATTGCAAACTTTGTTAGTGCAGACCTATATCACAAAACGGTTATTTTCACTAACAACACAACCCATGCCATTAATAAACTCTCCTATAGCTTACTAAATAATATAAAAGATGGGATTATTTTGACTACTCAAATGGAACATCACTCAAATGATTTGCCATGGAGAGGAAAATATAAAGTAGATTTTGTTTCAGTGGATGATGAAGGCAACCTATCCCTAGAGGACTTAGAAAGTAAACTGAGCCAATACGGTGGATTAGTTAAACTTGTAGCTGTTACTGGAGCATCTAATGTTACTGGTATTGTTAATCCTATTCATACAATAGCTACAATGGCTCATAAATACGGCTCTAAAATTTTAGTAGATGGAGCACAGCTAGTACCCCACTCCAAAGTTGATATGAAACCAGTTGATTCGCCTGAACATATAGATTACTTAGTATTTTCATCTCATAAGATGTATGCACCTTTCGGTACTGGTATACTAATTGGTTGGAAGGATACTTTTGAAGCTGGAGACCCGGATTATGTTGGTGGTGGTACTGTAGAGATCGTAACTCCAGATTATGTTAGATGGGATCATGCCCCGTTTAGAGAAGAAGCAGGCAGCCCAAATATATTTGGAGTTGTAGCTTTAATTGCGGCTATTAAAACTTTAAACAGCTTAGATATTGAAAGTATCCACTATTATGAACAGCAATTGACTAGCTATGCACAAAATAATATAAAAAATCTTCCCGATGTAACAATATACGGACATCAACAATTTAAAGAAAATAGAGTAGCTATAGTTCCTTTTAATGTGGAAGGGATTCATCACGAAACTCTGTCAAAAATTCTTTCATATGAAGTAGGTATAGCGGTAAGAAGTGGCTGTTTTTGTGCTCATCCCTATGTGCAAAAACTTTTAAAAGTTACTCCAGAAGAAATAGAGGAACATATTAAAAATAGGCATTCATTAATTCCTGGAATGGTACGTCTAAGTTTTGGTCTTTATAATACTATTGAAGAAATAGATTTTTTCACAGAAATTCTTTATAAAATAATTAAAAATAAAGCACACTATATTCAGAAGTATTCTACTTAAGCTTAAACAAGGAGGTACATAAGATTGAGCAAAAAAATTAACTTAGTAATGTTTAGTGGTGATTATGATAAAGCTATGGCGGCTTTAATAATTGCTAATGCAGCTCGAGAAATGGATATAGAAGTTTCTATGTTTTTTGCATTCTGGGGGCTATTTTTAGTTAGAGACCCTGAAAAAATGACTTTAGAGGATAAAACAAATTATGAAAAAATGTTTTGTATGATGACTCCTAAGGGTGCAGAAGATTTACCTTTATCAAAAATGAATTTTGCTGGCTTTGGAAAAGAAATGCTTTTAGAAATGATTGAAGACAACAAGGCACCTCGTTTAATTGATTTTTTAAATGGTGCTAGAAAAAAAGGTGTTAAATTCTCTTGTTGCAAGCTATCCTTAGAAATTATGGGATTGAAAGAATCAGAGCTTATTCCTGAGATGGAAGTCTCAGATGCAAAACATTATATAAATGATGCTATTGAAAGTAATATGCAGTTATTTATATAGGAAAAGCAATTGCATTTTATTACCAGTATTTTAATTTATATTGCTGGACAATATAATAGTGTCGGGTAAGTAAGGGTTAAGCCAAGATTCATATTCGCTTCGGAAGAGGTGTCTATGGGTCGGCCAAAGATTATATATTGGTCAACATAAGGGCTAGTATATAGTCGGAGGGAAGATTCTATAGGGTTAGGAAAGGTTTTATTATAGTCGGCTAACTTATACCGTTTGTTTTATCGATTATAATGGGATCCCAACTTATTTTATAGGGTCGAGCTAAAATTCTATTGGGTGTCGCAGGCTTTATTTATTGGGCTTATGGTTATATATAGCCGTAAGGTTATATATAGCTATTAAGATATCCTCTAGGGTTGAGTGAACCATTCTTATGGGTGTTGAATCTGCTTATTTATGGTCGAAAGATCATACTTAGGTGGTTAAATATCTCTAAGGGTGCTAACAAGATTCTTACTTGCTCGGCTTAACTATTTTTTGATAACATTTTGGTTATATATTATTCTATTTAAATAAAAAATTACATTATATTACCAGTGTTTTATCTTATCTAATTGGACAATATAATAGTGTCGGGTAAGTAAGGGTTAAGCCAAGATTCATATTTCGCTTTGAAAGAGGTGTCTATGGGTCGGCCAAAGATTATATATTGGTCACGGCGGCTAGTATATAGTCGGAGGGAAGATTCTATAGGGTTAGGAAAGGTTTTATTATAGTCGGCTAGCTGTTTCAATGATTTTTTCGATTATAATGGGATCCCAACTTATTTTATAGGGTCGAGCTAAGATTCTATTGGGTGTCGCAGGCTTATTTATTGAGCTAATGGTTATATATGGCCGTAAGGGTATGGTTCTATATAGCTGTTAAGATATCCTCTAGGGTCGAGTGAACCATTCTTACGGGTGTTGATTCTGCTTATTTATGGTCGGAAGATCATACTTAGGTGGTAAAATATCTTTAAGGGTGCTAACAAGATTCTTACTTGCTCGGCTTATTATTTAATAATATGCTATTTTATTTGCCAATACTTCTACATCTCTTTTATCATGGGTTACTAATACTACCGGAATATTCCAATAAGAAAAAAATCTTTTAATCTCTTTTCTTAAATTTTCTTTAACATTAATATCTAAAGCAGAAAAAGGTTCATCTAATAGTAGTACTTTTGGATTTGTAGCCAAAGCTCTCATTATTGCTACTCTTTGTTTTTGTCCACCAGATAACTCCATAGGATATTTGTCCTTTTTATTATCCAATCCTGTAATCCTTAATAAATCTATAGCTTTTCTTATCTTTAAATCTCTATCTTTATCTTTCATTCCAAATATAATATTATCTATGACTTTCATATGTGGGAAAAGACCATAATTTTGTGGTACATAACCTATATGTCTATCCTTAGGTGGTATACAAATATTTTTTTCTTTGTCATAAATTATTTTTTTATCTATTTCAATAAAACCATAATCGGGATTAATAAGTCCTGCAACGGATTGTATTGTAATACTCTTTCCTGACCCAGAAGGTCCATAAAGACTTATTACTTCTCCATTTCCTACTTCCCATTCTTTATCAATTTTAAAATCATCGAATTTCTTTGTTATTTTTACTTTAAGCATCCTCATCCCTTCCTTTCCATATTAATCTTATTTATAAAAAGTAATGCAATTATTGTTATACTACTTATTAATAAAACTAGAAAGTTTGCCTGTTCATACTTTCCCCCCTGAACCGCATCATATATTGCAATTGATAATGTCTGAGTTTTACCTGGAATATTTCCTGCGACCATTAATGTTGCTCCAAACTCTCCCATCGATCTAGCAAATGCAAGTACTATTCCCCCAACTATTCCTTTCCATGCTAAAGGTAATGTAATTCTGAAAAATATGCTCAATTCTGACTTTCCTAGAGTCCTTGCCACATCTTCTAAAGTAGTATCTACGCTCTCTATGCTAGATTGGACAGACCGTATCATTAAAGGTAGAGATACAATAATTGAAGCAATTACCGCGGCCTTCCACGTAAATATTAAATTAATATTCAACCTTTCAATAAGAATTTTTCCAATAAAACTCTGTCTACCAATAGTAATTAATAAGTAGTAACCCAGAACTGTTGGTGGCAAAACCATTGGTAATGTTACCAAGGCAGAAAAGACACTTTTACCATAAAATTTGCACTTGGCCAATACCCAACCAATTAAAATCCCTATAATAGCCGTAAATAAAGTTGAATAAGATGCTACTTTTATTGATAAATACATTGGCGACCAATTCATCTGCCTCCCCCTTCCTATGGTATGTCATACCCGTATTCTTTTAAAACTACTTCTGCTTTAGGACTTTTAACAAAGTCAGTAAACGCTTTTCCTAACTGTTGGTTATTAGAATGACTTACAATACCTATAATTTGATTTAGAGGATTATGAAGCTGTTTATCAATTAATAGATAATTCATATCTTCTGTAATTAAAGACAAGGCAGTAATACCTACTTGGGCATTTCCAGTTTCAACAAATTGCAACGCTTGGGAAACATTTTCACTATATACAACTTTATGTTCTATTAAATCCCATAAACCAAAACTTATAAGGGCCTCCTTTGCAGCTAATCCATAAGGGGCGTGATTAGGGTTTGCAATTGCTATACTAGTAATTTCATCTAACTTCAAATCCTCAAGAGATTCAACTTTTACATTTAACTTTTCATTTGTAACTAATACTATTCTACCTATAGCATACAAATCTTTAGTTTCCTCTAATATATCTCCTCTATCTATTAGCTCATCTATAAAATTTTCACTAGCAGGAGCAAAAACATCAATTGGTGCCCCATTAATAATTTGTTGTGTCAAGTTTCCTGTGGAACCAAACTGAAAAATAACTTTACAACCAAATTCCTGTTCAAATAATTCTCCTATCTTCTCAAAGGCAAATTTAAAATTAGATGCAGCAGCAACATGTAGTTCTAAATCCTCTTTATGAATATTCTCTACTTTTTTATTACTACATCCGGTTAAAACTATGCCTAATACTAACATCCCTATTATTATCTTTAATATTTTTTTATGCATGAGTATTCCTTTCCCTATGAAATAAGATGTCTTACACATTCTATTTATAAGACATCTTATTATAATTTTTTTTACAAGTATTAACTATCATATTAATAATCTTTCAACAACTTTACCTTTCTCTATATGTGACTCTACTATTTCTTCTACGTCATCAGGAGTAACTTTTCCGTACCATATACCCTCTGGATATATAATAACTACCGGACCCTTCCCACAAATACCTAGACAACCCATTGTAGTTATCATTACATCATCTTCAATTTCTCGCTCCTGAAATTCTGAGATAAATTCATTCACTATTCTTACAGTTCCCTTTGTCATACACATTCCTTTTTGTTCTCCTGTAAGCCTTGAACTAGCACAGACAAAAATATGAAACTTTGGCTTCAGTATCATAATAGTCCCCTCCTTTTAAATAGCTTCCCTAATCCCATCCATAGCTTTTTTAATACCGCTTTCAATTAAATCATAGGTCTCAATCACTTTAATACTTTTTTCCTTAAGCTTCTGTTTGGGGCTATTCCCTATTCTTAAACAAAATACAGTATCGCAATCTTCTATTGTTTTTAAAATTAAATCTATTTTACTTTCACTATGACACTCCTCAGGTCCCCCACAATATTGAGGTACTGACCGTTTGCTTAAAAACTCCACTTCTCCATTCTGCTTATATTTATATATAGTAAAATTATCGACTTGCCCAAAATGCTGATCAATTAGTCTTCCTGTTTTAGTAGCTACAGCAACCACATATTCTTTATTATCAATCTTTTCTTTCTTTTGGCCAGAACAACCAACATTTCTAAAATCAATAGAACAGTCTTGCCCAAGTATTCCAATTGCATCTGCTCTACACTGCTTACAGTGATACATCTGTTTAATTGAAGAGCTACACTTCATTCTAGTTAGGTTTAGCTCCCTATTACTGGTTAAGGGCATATTTTCAAACTTACTTCCCTCTGCAGGTATAAGTGGCATTATATTTGTCATAAAGGCCCCTAAACTCTCAACCTTTTTTACAACATCCTCTATATGACTATCGTTAACCCCTTTAATCATAACGATATTAACCTTGCAGACCATGTCCCTTTCCTTCATAGCTTTTAAACCTTTTAGTTGTTTCTCGATTAGTAAACTTGCCCCTTCAATACCTTTTAAAACCTTCCCTTCATAAATCACGCTATCATATATTTGGGATCCGATTACAGGATCGATAGCATTTATTGTTATAGTAATATGGGAAACCCCTAAAGCCTTTAGTTCATCTGCATATTCTTCTACTAGCAACCCATTTGTTGATAGACAAATAATAATATCTGGACTTTCATTTTTAATGAGTTCAATAGCCTCTTTAGTCTCTTTAAAATTTGCTAAAGCATCTCCCGGTCCAGCTATTCCTACCACTGTTAAATTAGAAAGTTTACTTTTTACCTCTTTAAATTTAACTAAGGATTGTTCGGGAGATAAAACTTCACTAGTTACACCAGGTCTACTCTCATTTAAACAATCGTATTTTCTATTACAATAGTTACACTTTATATTACATTGTGGTGCCACCGGAATATGCATTCTAGCATTATTAGCTGCATTACTATTAAAACACGGATGTCTTTCATCCATAAAGACTCCCCCTTTCTTTAATCCTAGCCTTATCCTAAATAATATTTATCAAATAAATCTTCTCTGTAGGAGCTAAACTTTTGCTCAATTAATGTATTCGTTATATCATCTAAAAAACTAATAGAGCCTTCATATCCTATAAAAACCCTCCGTTGTGCCCCTACTCTATCATGGATTGGAAAGCCTATACGCACTAATGGTATTCCTTCCTTCTCCACCATAAATTTTCCGTCTCCGTTTCCTATAAGAATATTCACATCAAGCTTTTTAACATAGCTATATATAGTTTCAAAATCTGT from Serpentinicella alkaliphila harbors:
- the modB gene encoding molybdate ABC transporter permease subunit, whose product is MNWSPMYLSIKVASYSTLFTAIIGILIGWVLAKCKFYGKSVFSALVTLPMVLPPTVLGYYLLITIGRQSFIGKILIERLNINLIFTWKAAVIASIIVSLPLMIRSVQSSIESVDTTLEDVARTLGKSELSIFFRITLPLAWKGIVGGIVLAFARSMGEFGATLMVAGNIPGKTQTLSIAIYDAVQGGKYEQANFLVLLISSITIIALLFINKINMERKG
- a CDS encoding ATP-binding cassette domain-containing protein; its protein translation is MLKVKITKKFDDFKIDKEWEVGNGEVISLYGPSGSGKSITIQSVAGLINPDYGFIEIDKKIIYDKEKNICIPPKDRHIGYVPQNYGLFPHMKVIDNIIFGMKDKDRDLKIRKAIDLLRITGLDNKKDKYPMELSGGQKQRVAIMRALATNPKVLLLDEPFSALDINVKENLRKEIKRFFSYWNIPVVLVTHDKRDVEVLANKIAYY
- a CDS encoding DsrE/DsrF/DrsH-like family protein, whose protein sequence is MSKKINLVMFSGDYDKAMAALIIANAAREMDIEVSMFFAFWGLFLVRDPEKMTLEDKTNYEKMFCMMTPKGAEDLPLSKMNFAGFGKEMLLEMIEDNKAPRLIDFLNGARKKGVKFSCCKLSLEIMGLKESELIPEMEVSDAKHYINDAIESNMQLFI
- a CDS encoding aminotransferase class V-fold PLP-dependent enzyme; translated protein: MEFGNTGSNLRDLICGANIEIPIIDGNHVRGINFDNAATTPAFQSVINEVMNFAPLYSSIHRGMGYKSQLSSNLYEQARFIIANFVSADLYHKTVIFTNNTTHAINKLSYSLLNNIKDGIILTTQMEHHSNDLPWRGKYKVDFVSVDDEGNLSLEDLESKLSQYGGLVKLVAVTGASNVTGIVNPIHTIATMAHKYGSKILVDGAQLVPHSKVDMKPVDSPEHIDYLVFSSHKMYAPFGTGILIGWKDTFEAGDPDYVGGGTVEIVTPDYVRWDHAPFREEAGSPNIFGVVALIAAIKTLNSLDIESIHYYEQQLTSYAQNNIKNLPDVTIYGHQQFKENRVAIVPFNVEGIHHETLSKILSYEVGIAVRSGCFCAHPYVQKLLKVTPEEIEEHIKNRHSLIPGMVRLSFGLYNTIEEIDFFTEILYKIIKNKAHYIQKYST
- the modA gene encoding molybdate ABC transporter substrate-binding protein yields the protein MHKKILKIIIGMLVLGIVLTGCSNKKVENIHKEDLELHVAAASNFKFAFEKIGELFEQEFGCKVIFQFGSTGNLTQQIINGAPIDVFAPASENFIDELIDRGDILEETKDLYAIGRIVLVTNEKLNVKVESLEDLKLDEITSIAIANPNHAPYGLAAKEALISFGLWDLIEHKVVYSENVSQALQFVETGNAQVGITALSLITEDMNYLLIDKQLHNPLNQIIGIVSHSNNQQLGKAFTDFVKSPKAEVVLKEYGYDIP
- the nifB gene encoding nitrogenase cofactor biosynthesis protein NifB, with product MDERHPCFNSNAANNARMHIPVAPQCNIKCNYCNRKYDCLNESRPGVTSEVLSPEQSLVKFKEVKSKLSNLTVVGIAGPGDALANFKETKEAIELIKNESPDIIICLSTNGLLVEEYADELKALGVSHITITINAIDPVIGSQIYDSVIYEGKVLKGIEGASLLIEKQLKGLKAMKERDMVCKVNIVMIKGVNDSHIEDVVKKVESLGAFMTNIMPLIPAEGSKFENMPLTSNRELNLTRMKCSSSIKQMYHCKQCRADAIGILGQDCSIDFRNVGCSGQKKEKIDNKEYVVAVATKTGRLIDQHFGQVDNFTIYKYKQNGEVEFLSKRSVPQYCGGPEECHSESKIDLILKTIEDCDTVFCLRIGNSPKQKLKEKSIKVIETYDLIESGIKKAMDGIREAI
- a CDS encoding 2Fe-2S ferredoxin; this encodes MILKPKFHIFVCASSRLTGEQKGMCMTKGTVRIVNEFISEFQEREIEDDVMITTMGCLGICGKGPVVIIYPEGIWYGKVTPDDVEEIVESHIEKGKVVERLLI